The Anaerolineae bacterium genome includes a region encoding these proteins:
- a CDS encoding roadblock/LC7 domain-containing protein — protein MASRTEQMVARLRDLQAGTADIEASAVVSVDGLIMASSLPADVEEDRVSAMSAAMLSLGERIASELGRGTLDQVYIRGDHGYVILMSIGEEAVLTSLARGDAKLGLIFLDMKRAAEDLAKLV, from the coding sequence ATGGCATCTCGTACAGAACAAATGGTAGCCCGTTTGCGGGATTTACAGGCCGGAACCGCCGACATTGAAGCTTCAGCCGTGGTGAGCGTGGACGGTTTGATTATGGCTTCTTCACTCCCGGCCGACGTTGAGGAGGACCGGGTATCGGCCATGTCAGCCGCTATGCTCTCTCTGGGTGAGAGAATTGCCAGCGAATTGGGACGTGGGACTCTGGACCAGGTTTACATCCGGGGCGATCACGGTTACGTAATTTTGATGTCTATTGGTGAGGAAGCCGTGTTAACCTCGTTGGCCCGCGGCGATGCCAAGTTGGGACTTATTTTTCTGGATATGAAACGCGCCGCTGAGGATCTGGCCAAACTGGTT